CCATGCGGCGCTGCCACAGTACCAGAGTGGACAGGACGCGCAGCGGCAGGGGGGCGTTAGAGGCTTGGGCGTTTTCGAAAACCAGGTCGGAACTGAGGGTACGTTCCATGATGTGTCATCCTTCCGCTTGTGGCGGCATTAGGGAGTGATTTAACTGGTGCCCATCTTCCTCCTCTGTTGTCCATAACAGTAGATACAGTTCTGCTGTAATACGATGGCTCAGTTAACTGTGTAACCCTACTGTTACACTCGAAAGTGACGTAACTGTACTGGTCTGCACGATAATGGTGCGTTTCTTGATGAAATGAGGAAGTTGCGCGGCAGGAAGGGTGACTTTTACCAGTACAGTAGAACAGTTTTTAATGTTTGCTGCGGCCTCTGTAGGAGCGGCTTTAGCCGCGATTACCCCGCGAAGGTGTTGCCTGCATCGCGGCTAAAGCCGCTCCTACAGTATTCATGACGCGGGGCAGGTCTTGGCCTGCCCCGCGATGGATGCACCTGGTGGATCAACCGACGAGCATGCGCCCGGTCTCTTCCAGGTTCTCGTGCCAGCTCAAGGCCTCGCGCAGGATGTGCGGGGTATGGCCGCCGCGCTGGCAGGCGCGCTCGAAGTAGTCGTTCAGCGCGGCGCGGTAGTCTGGGTGCACGCAGTTGTCGATGATCACCCGGGCGCGCTCGCGCGGCGCCAGGCCACGCAGGTCCGCCAGGCCCACCTCGGTCACCAGGATGTCCACGTCATGCTCGGTGTGGTCGACGTGGCTGACCATCGGCACCACGCTGGAAATCGCGCCGCCCTTGGCGATCGACTTGGTGACGAAGATCGCCAGGTGGGCGTTGCGGGCGAAGTCGCCCGAGCCACCGATGCCGTTCATCATCTTGGTGCCGCAGACGTGGGTCGAGTTGACGTTGCCATAGATGTCGAACTCCAGCGCCGTGTTGATGCCGATGATCCCCAGGCGACGCACCACTTCAGGGTGGTTGGAGATCTCCTGCGGGCGCAGCACCAGCTTATCCTTGTAGCGCTCCAGGTTGCCGAACACATCGGCGTTGCGGCGGCTCGACAGGGTGATCGAACTGCCCGAGGCGAAGCTCAGCTTGCCAGCGTCGATCAGGTCGAAGGTCGAGTCCTGCAGCACTTCGGAGTACATGGTCAGGTTTTCGAACGGCGACTCGATCAGGCCGCACATCACCGCGTTGGCGATGCTGCCGATGCCGGCCTGCAGCGGGCCGAGGTTGTTGCTCATGCGGCCGGCGTCCACTTCGCCCTTGAGGAAGGCGATCAGGTGGTCGGCGATGCCCTGGGTCTCGTGGTCGGGCGGCAGCACGGTGGACGGCGAGTCCGGCTGGTCGCTGATGACGATACCGACGATCTTGGCCGGGTCGATCGGGATGGCGGTGCTGCCGATGCGGTCGTCGACCTTCACCAGCGGGATCGGGGTGCGGGTCGGGCGGTAGGTCGGGATATAGATGTCGTGCAGGCCTTCGAGGTTGGCGTTGTGCGACAGGTTGATCTCGACGATGACCTGCTTGGCGAAGATCGCGAAGCTGGCCGAGTTGCCGACGGAAGTGGTCGGCACGATGTGGCCCTGTTCGGTGATCGCCACCGCTTCGATGACCGCGATATCCGGCAGGGTGAGCTGTTTGTTGCGCAACTGCTCGACGGTTTCCGACAGGTGCTGGTCGATGAACATCACCTTGCCGTCGTTGATGGCCTTGCGCAGGGTGCTGTCGACCTGGAACGGCATGCGCCGCGCCAGCACGCCGGCTTCGGTCAGTTGCTT
This genomic stretch from Pseudomonas entomophila harbors:
- a CDS encoding acetyl-CoA hydrolase/transferase family protein, which produces MYRDRIRLSSLHSKVMSAADAAGLIQDGMTVGMSGFTRAGEAKAVPHALAERAKQSPLKISLMTGASLGNDLDKQLTEAGVLARRMPFQVDSTLRKAINDGKVMFIDQHLSETVEQLRNKQLTLPDIAVIEAVAITEQGHIVPTTSVGNSASFAIFAKQVIVEINLSHNANLEGLHDIYIPTYRPTRTPIPLVKVDDRIGSTAIPIDPAKIVGIVISDQPDSPSTVLPPDHETQGIADHLIAFLKGEVDAGRMSNNLGPLQAGIGSIANAVMCGLIESPFENLTMYSEVLQDSTFDLIDAGKLSFASGSSITLSSRRNADVFGNLERYKDKLVLRPQEISNHPEVVRRLGIIGINTALEFDIYGNVNSTHVCGTKMMNGIGGSGDFARNAHLAIFVTKSIAKGGAISSVVPMVSHVDHTEHDVDILVTEVGLADLRGLAPRERARVIIDNCVHPDYRAALNDYFERACQRGGHTPHILREALSWHENLEETGRMLVG
- a CDS encoding DUF1127 domain-containing protein; amino-acid sequence: MERTLSSDLVFENAQASNAPLPLRVLSTLVLWQRRMASRRQLARLDSRLLADAGISESQRYEELSKPFWR